TTGGTGCCCTTCCTGGTCATGGAACTTTATTACCTGCTGGTCATGCCCATGCTGACCGGGCAGAGCCCGCTCTTTGCGCTGGGCACCAACCTGCCCAAGGACCTGGTGCTGGTATTGGCCACCCTGGCCTTGGCCAGACTGCTGCGGCCAAAGCCAGGGCTCCAGGCCGGTACCGCCTAACCCTGGCGGCCGGCGGCCAGGATGTCGGCAAAGGCTTTGAGCTGCTCACGCCCTTCGCTGTTGGCAAAAGCCAGGGCTTCTTGGGGACTCAGAGCAAAGCTCAGCTCGCAGCCGTCGCCCATGGCCTCCTCCCAGAACAGCAAGCCGCCGCTGTCCAAGCCCAGGTTGAACCAGCCGGAGCCGTCCCCATGGTCGCAGTCCTGGTCAACCACCTGCCCCTTCATCAGGTGGGCCCGCAGCGGCCCCGGCAGGCGGTGGGCCTGGCCTGCGTCCTGGTTACGCAGGAACCAGCGCCAAGGCTCAACTTCCTGGCCTGTGGCCAGGGAGAAATAACGATACTCCTGGGAAATGCCGCTGCGGCCATAACCGGCGGCCCAGCGGTAAAAACGCACCCCCAGCCAGAGGCTGTTGCGAAAGACAGGCTCGACTCGGGTTTCGTCAAAGTCGGCCGTACCCAGGCGGCGCAGGGCGTCACGGCGGGTCTCAAACTGCTCGTCCAGGGCCTCGGGATCGGTTAAATGGGCCCTGAGCCAGGCGTTGATGACCTGAGCCTGGGGCAGCGCCGGGTCCATCTCCAGGCCCGACTCGGCGCCGTATTTGAGTTCCCGGTAACGGGTACCTTGCCAGGACTGCCAGGGGCCGGCTTCCACTGTGGGCAGCTGCTCCAGAGGCAGGGCATAGGCGTCGGCGCCGCAGTCGTCGTCATCACCCAGGTCGATGCGGCTGAGCTTGATGGCTAGGGGGCTGGGGCTGTTGTGGCCATGCCAGCTGCCGCTGAGACTGTCTCCCCTGGGCAACCCAAGCTGCCAATAACCCTGGCCATCTTCGGCCACCCAGAGCCCATTTTTCAGGCGCAACGCCCTGGGCTCAGGCGCTTGCTGGAAGTAATAGTTGCCCGCCAGGCTGTCGCTGTCCTTGTTGAAGCAAACCCTGACCTTGTTGTTGCCCAGGCTCCCTTGCCAGACCCCCTGCAAAGGGGTGTCGGCCAGGGCCGGCAAGGCCGCCGCCAGCAGCAGGGCCAACGCCCTTATTGTTTTCATGTATTTCCTCAGTGCCAGTTCGGAGCAGGTGCAAAAAGACGATGGACATAAAGGAAAGTCGGCCAAGGAAAACAAGCGCTTAATCCTTTATTACCAAGCTTCTTCAGCAAGGCCGGCAAGGGGTTAACACTCACTAGCCCCCTGAGACGACGGGCCGGGCCGGGGTACCCATACCCCTGTCACCCTCGGGGAAAAACCACGTTTTTGTGCGCCAGCTCCCATTTGCCGCACCGCCGTTCAGGCCAGGCTGGGTAAAGGACTGGCACAGTGCGGAAAAACGGCAAGGAGTGCCCATGCGTCTTTTCCCTCTGTATTTACTGCTGGCCACCGCCAGCGTCCAAGCCCTGACCTTTGAAGAGCTGGTGCAAGCGGCCCAGGACCGCACCCAGCAACAGGTGCGTTACGACGGCCGCTATTTCGCCATCGACTATCCCGGTGGCGACGTGCCGGCCGGCTTGGGTGTCTGCACCGATGTGGTGATCCGCAGCTACCGGCGCCTGGGTATTGACCTGCAGCAGCTGGTCCACGAAGACATGAAGCGGCATTTCGCCCTTTATCCCTCGAAACGGATCTGGGGCCTGAGTGCAACCGATCCCAATATCGACCACCGCCGGGTGCCCAACCTGCAGGTGTTTTTCAGCCGCCACGGCCAGGTCCTGGCCACCAGCAACAACCCGCAAGACTACCAACCCGGCGATCTGGTCACCTGGATGCTCCCCGGCAACCTGCCCCATATCGGCATCATCAGCGACAACAAGGCCGCCTCCGGCAACCTGATGGTGGTGCACAACATAGGCCAGGGCCCGGTGGAGGACGACAGCCTGCTGCGCTTTCCCATCACCGGCCACTACCGTTACCTGCCGGCGTCGTCCTTGCCTCAATAGGGGGCTTTGCCCTAGGGTGGCCTCTTTGGCAAAAGGGGCCGGCAGTGCTGTTGCCAGGCCCCTGTCTTTGGGAGACCGCCTTGACCATAATTCCCTTCAGCCCGGCCCACCAACCAGGGGTGGTGGCCTTGATCCTGCCTATCCAGCAACAGGAATTCGGCATCGATATCAACCTGGAACGCCAGCCCGACCTGCTGGACATTCCCGGCTTTTACCGCCAGGGAGCCGGCAACTTCTGGGTGGCGCTGGACGGCGAGGAGGTGGTGGGGTCTATCTCGGTGCTGGATATCGGCAACGGCCAGGGGGCCCTTCGCAAGATGTTCGTGCACCAAGACCACCGGGGTAGCCAGGGGCAGGTGGCCAAGGCCTTGTTGGACACCCTGCTGCACTGGTGCAGGGACCAGGGTATTACCGAGATCTTCCTGGGTACCACGGACCGTTTCCTTGCCGCCCACCGCTTTTATGAAAAGCAGGGTTTCAGCCAACTCCCCAAGGCGCAGCTGCCGGCACGCTTTCCGGTGATGGCGGTGGACAGCCGCTTCTACCGGCGTCTTACTGCTGCTCAATAAAGAGGCATAAAGGCACCAAAGCCCCCTGTGACTGCCCTGTTATTTGGGTCGCCTTCACCTACCATGGCGCCCAATAACAATAAGGTAATCAGTTACATGAAAAAGACACTTCTGCTTGGCAGCCTCTTGCTTGCAGGCTGCGGCGGTGGTGGCGGAGACCCGGCCTCCCCCAGCACCAACCAGGCGCCCAGCACCAGCCCCATGACCCTGGCCTACCAGTGGCAGACCCAAGAGGCCAGCGGCAACTGGCGCCAGTTTGCCCAGGACGCCGACGGTGACAACCTCAACGCCAGCATCAGCCAGCAGGGGCAGTTGGGCCGCTTCAGCCTCGAAGGAGACCAACTGCTGTATCTGGCCAACAGCGGCGCCCAGGGCCAGGATCAGGGCCAGCTGACCGTCAGCGACGGCCGGGGCGGCCAGGCGACCCTGGGGATCACAGTGACCCAGGTGGATGGCCGTGACGGTGTGGCAGTG
This is a stretch of genomic DNA from Gallaecimonas xiamenensis 3-C-1. It encodes these proteins:
- a CDS encoding DUF1287 domain-containing protein, which gives rise to MRLFPLYLLLATASVQALTFEELVQAAQDRTQQQVRYDGRYFAIDYPGGDVPAGLGVCTDVVIRSYRRLGIDLQQLVHEDMKRHFALYPSKRIWGLSATDPNIDHRRVPNLQVFFSRHGQVLATSNNPQDYQPGDLVTWMLPGNLPHIGIISDNKAASGNLMVVHNIGQGPVEDDSLLRFPITGHYRYLPASSLPQ
- a CDS encoding GNAT family N-acetyltransferase produces the protein MTIIPFSPAHQPGVVALILPIQQQEFGIDINLERQPDLLDIPGFYRQGAGNFWVALDGEEVVGSISVLDIGNGQGALRKMFVHQDHRGSQGQVAKALLDTLLHWCRDQGITEIFLGTTDRFLAAHRFYEKQGFSQLPKAQLPARFPVMAVDSRFYRRLTAAQ